The Chelonoidis abingdonii isolate Lonesome George chromosome 11, CheloAbing_2.0, whole genome shotgun sequence genomic interval TACGAGTACCCCGGGTACCGCTGTGGGCCCTGCCCGCCCGGCTTCGAGGGCAACGGCACCCACTGTGCTGACATCAATGAGGTGAGAGCCCCCCCTGCCATTCCCTGGGGCCAGCGTTTCCGCggagtgccccctcccccccctccgccGTGACCCCGGGGACAGCGTCTCTGTGGAGCCCCGCACCCCAGGGCCAGCATCTCTGCAGAGTGCCCTCCCCTGCGCCCCCTAGGCCAGCGTCTCCGCAGAGTGCCCCCCCCGTGCCCCTGAGGCCAGCGTCTCCACTGAGGCCGCCCTCCCGGGGCCAGCATTTCCGCGGAGTGCCCCCCGCCGCGCCCCTGGGCCAGCATCTCTGCAAAGCGCCCCCTGCTGTGCCCTGGGGCCAGCATCTCCGCTGACCCCCCCTCCACTGCGCCCCGGGGCCAGCGTCTCCGCCAAGCACCCTCCCCGCCGCGCCCCTGGGGCCAGCGTCTCCACAGAGCACCCTCCTCGCAGCGCCCCCAGGGCCAGCGTCTCTGtggagtgccccccccccccgccgcaccCCTGGGGCCAGCATCTCTGCACAGCTAGCAGCCGGGGTTCATGGGGGCCCAGGAGACACCACCCCGTCCGCCCCCAGCACGCAGTGGGGCTCCATTACCTTCTGGCTCCAGGCTCAGGGAAGCACCTCTGTGCCACAGCTGCCCATTAGAGTCGCAGCATCCCCCAGGGGGTGCCTGCAGGCTGTGCCCTCTAGAGAGGGTGTCGGGACCCCACTGCTCACCAGCTCCCATCTGGCGAGGGCTGCTGATCCTGCAAATCCCCGGCTCTCACAGCAGGGGAGTCTCAACTTTCGGTGAAAACAGAATTTCTAGCCATGGTGTCTGTGGGAAGCACTGGGGAAAGTCACTCAAATGATCCGCTCCCCATGGGCCTCATGCCATCTCTCTGTCTCACAGTGCAGTTATGCAGATCCCTGCTTCCCGGGCTCCAAGTGCATGAACAGCGCGCCTGGCTTCCGCTGCGAGCCCTGTCCTCACGGCTACAAGGGGAACCTTATCTCTGGCGTGGGCACAGACTAAGCCAAGGCCAGCAAGCAGGTGAGTGCAGAACCTCCACGCTGGCCCTGCTGCTGACAGCTCCgtgcagctgggagcctctgGAAAGCGCAGGAGGCGGGTGCAGCTGTGAGTGGGTTCCCCAAGCAGGCTCTGTGCCCAGCCTATGCCAATGGGTGCTGTGGGGATATGTAGCCcggggggggaggtctggggagGGTGAGACAGTACGAGACAAAGGGCTGAGTGATGGTCTCCACCTGTTGGGCCTGGTCTCCCCCTGGCAATTCTGCGGGGGGAGCCTGCGGGGAACActcagctggggaggggcagagtccCTCTGGGGAGAGGGTATTGCAGTGTAACGGGGGGGCGTTATGCTGCTGATGGGGTCTAGGCTGGGCCCAGCCCAGGAACCACTTGCCCCTGTGCACTCAGAAGCACCTATAGGAGCCGCAGGCAGGGAGAAGCCAATGAGGGCCTGAGCTTGAGGCTCCTGGGTGcagggtgtcacggagtgtgggggagtccggccctgcacccctcttcctgggactctcagagactctcagccagccagtaaaacagaaggtttattggacaacaggaacacaggttacagcagagcttgcaggcacagtcaggacccctccatcgagtccttctgggggttcagggtgcttggatcccagcttaggctACCCtaaattccaaccacccagccccaaaccgaAACTGAAACTAaccccctccagccggccccttcctttgtccagcttcctgtgCAAAAGTGTTGACCTCCCACCCCCcttgcctagctcaggttacaggctcaggtacagtccatcccctaaagtcctcccctgctctcccatcccccatgcagacagcccctactccatcacacaggTTGAGGCTTATAACTGCATGCACTGGGACCCctgagagcagggagggttgggagctGCAGAAGCCAGACAGAATGCAGGGTCTCTGTGGTGTCGGGCTGGGGGGGTCCCTGTGCATGCTAAGGATAGTGCAGGGTCGCTGTGGTGCCAGGAATGGTGTGGGATCCCAGGAATGGTGTGGGGTCCCTGTCGTGCTGGgttgtgtgtgtccctgtggtgCTACAGGGGGATGAGGGCGCGATGTCCCTGTGGTGCTGGGGGGTGTCCCCATAGTGCTGGGGGAGGCGTCCCTGTGGTGCCAGGGGTGTGTGCAGGTTCCCCATGGTGCTGGGGGAGGCGCAGATTCCCTGTGGAGCTTGGGGGGGCACGGGTTTCCCGTGGtgctgggagtgtgtgtgtccCCATGGTGCTGGGAGAGGTGTGAGTGCCCcgtggtgctggagggggtgtggGTTCCCTGTGGTGCTGGAGTAGGGGGGTTCCCGtggtgctggggtaggggggtaCCTGTGGTGCTGGGGGGTGTCCCTGTGGTGCGTACCCATGCTGGGGAAGGCACAGGGTCCCCAGGGGCCTGTGCCACTGAGTGACCAtctctctgggctgctgcaggttTGTACAGATATTGACGAATGTAACGATGGCAACAATGGCGGCTGCGACCCAAACTCCATCTGCACCAACACGGTGGTGAGTAGCACCTGCCCCCTTGCCCGCACCGAGCGGCCTGGGCCGGGACTGCCTGGGCATGTCTCACCTGCTTGGCCCCGTCTCCCTGCAGGGCTCCTACAGGTGTGGGCCGTGTAAGGCTGGGTTCCTGGGGAACCAGACGCTGGGCTGCATCCCACAGAAATCCTGCAGCAGCCCCACCCATAACCCCTGCGACATCAATGGCTACTGCATGTTTGAGCGGAATGGCGCCGTCTCCTGTGCGGTGAGCGGGGGGcgacagagccagggcaggcccAGTGAGCATGGGGGacggggggcagagctgggacagggcccagtgagcatgggggtggggggcagagctggcgCAGGACCCAGTGAGCATGGGTCGGGGCAGAGCCGGGACAGGGCCCGGTgagcatggggggcgggggcagaggcgGAGCAGGACCCAGTGACTGCTGCGGTGGGGTGCGGGAGCAGACATAGCTGGTTGCTCCCTGTGGGCCCCTTCCCCCCATGACGGCTCCCGCtttccccacctctccctccAGTGCAACGTGGGCTGGGCCGGGAACGGGAACGTGTGTGGACGGGACACGGACATCGATGGCTACCCGGACGAGCCGCTGCCCTGCATCGACAATGACAAGCACTgccagcaggtgtggggctgagatgaggggggctggtggggggagacGCATCCCTGGGACAAGAAGGGCTGGTGGGGGAGTATCCAACCCTGAGGCAAGGGGGACTGGTAGGACAGGGAATCCAGCCCCCCGGGGCAAGGAGGGTCAGTGGGGGGGACCCAGTCCTGGGGTCTGGAGGCTGGCCATGGGACCCTGGCCtgggaggggtgcagcagagagAGCAATGGGGGTTCCAGGTTCCAGACTGgttggagctggggtggggggtggctgcTAGCGACAGAGCCGGGGGCAGCAATCCTAACATGGGTTCCCCGCTCCAGGACAACTGTCGGATGACGCCCAACTCTGGGCAGGAGGATGCTGACAATGACGGCGTTGGGGACCAGTGTGACGACGATGCGGACGGAGATGGTATCAAGAATGTGGAGGTGCCGTGGTGCTGCGGCCTGGGCTCCGTCCCTGGCATTTGGTATGGGTGGGGGCAGGTGTCCCACAGACCCCCTGCCATGGCGCCCAGGGAACGAGGCTTTCTGCTCATGCTGGGCTCTCAGCCAAGAGCCCCCATTGATGGCACCTATGACAGTGTCCCCCAGCATAGTGGAGGCAGGATCTGtccttcacctcccaccccccagctgggatgggggtCTCTCCCCATTCCCCCGTCGCCGTGACAGAGGTCTCTCCCCATTCCTCCCCTGGGATGGAGTCTCTCCATGCCCCCCCACGGCAGAGATGAGGGGGtctctccccatctctccccagTGATGGGGGTTTCTCTCTCGCTCACAGGACAACTGccgactcttccccaacaaagaCCAGCAGAACTCAGACACCGACTCCTTCGGGGACGCCTGTGACAACTGCCCCAATGTACCCAACAACGACCAGCGGGATACAGACAGTAATGGTGAGGGAAATGCCTGTGACAACGACATTGACGGGGATGGTAAGTGAGGGGAGCTGGCGGCTGgaccaggagggggctgggctgggagggttgGGCAGTTGGAACCTGGATGACGCGGCGGGGTCGTGTAGGCCGGGGGGCTGGCCCGGAGTGGCGGctactggggcaggggcttgtcgCAGTgcccattcacacacacacacacactgctgtccCTCAACAGGGATCCCCAATGTTCTCGATAACTGTCCCAAGGTGCCCAACCCGCTGCAGACGGACGGGATGAGGATGGCATCGGGGATGCCTGTGACAGCTGCCCTGAAATGAGCAACCCCACTCAGGTATGGAGGCCGGGTGGCACTGACCCTGCCATGCCCGACCCTGGCAGCCAGGGTGTCACGAAGTgtgggagtcagggccctgcactccccacttcctgcaatcaccgggactctcagccagccagtaacacagaaggtttattagagacaggaacacagtcccaagcagggcttgtaggtacaaccagaaccCCTCGCCCAGGgcaaggagcttagaccccagacttgggttctctgcctcttcccagccagcccaaactgaaaccccaaacccctccagcaggctctccctctcctttcctctccctctccttttgtccagtttcccggcaAAGGAGtcaactccccacccccttcctggctcaggtcaCAGGCTCAGGTACTGTACCCCGTAAGTCACCCCTTGCTCTCcatccccatgcagacagccccagtaAATCTAAACGACAttccaggtcaatccaccccactccctactgCGTCACACCGGAGCCACAGACTACGACTGTGAGGGGGACCATGGACTATCTAGTCTTGTCTCCCCACACCTGACATGTGGTGGGCTGAACCgtcagggctggggcgggagtCTCTTCATCTGACCCATTACAAATTATGGAGTGTGCTGCCTGGCCCTGGTACAGAGCCTCCAGGAGCTCTGCCAAGCCCGCAGCTCGGGCTTTCCCACGGGGGGTCTGCagtccctggctctgagactggGCTGTtgggctgcagcccccagccctggttCTCTCCACGGGCTCCCAAGGGCGAGTCCAGCCAAGCTATGACTCCTGCTTAGAGGATCTTTCTCCTGGAGGGGGCAGCACACCCCGCGAGTAGCTGCATGCACACGGTGCAGCCTCGTCAGAGCAAGCCAGCATTTATTAATCACCTGGAATCCAGCCCTGGCAGGCGCAGGTCAGCGTGGTgaagccaggctgcagacacAGCCTGAGCTGGGCAAGGAAACTACCTGATACCCCAGGCTCTTCTGGGATCCATtctggggctcccctgccccGGCCTCGGGAACAACCTTAACACAGACCCCTCACATCTTATACCCTGGTGCTgtgtccccctcttcccctgcctcggCTGAAGGAGTTCAGAGCTAATGTGCCAGTCAGTTGCTGAGGCTACTGTTCTTTCCATTCATACGTGGACAGTCCTTGGTAGTTCGTTCACACCTGCCAGGGCCTGCACGTGTGCCTCCAgcacctggcttctattcctttGTCCCACTGAGTGCGCAAACTGTATCACCGTATAGTGTTCAATAAAATGTTACCAAAAATTTACACATTTTCTACACCCCGACTACTGGGATACCTGAGAGCCCCCTCTTCCTCAGTagctgggggtgcctggggcagggatccccctctccctcagtagctgggggtgcctggggcagggatccccctctccctcagtagctgggggtgcctggggcagggatccccctctccctcagtagctgggggtgcctggggcagggatccccctctccctcagtagctgggggtgcctggggcagggatccccctctccctcagtagctgggggtgcctggggcagggatccccctctccctcagtaactgggggtgcctggggcagggatccccctctccctcagtAGCTGGAGTGCCATgggggtggctggggcagggagcttctTCTCCCCCAATAGCTGGGGTCCCATTGGGGTCCCCTGGGTGACTGGGCaggcagccccctctcccccagtagCTGGAGTCCCATTGGGGTGGCTGGGGCAAGGACCCCCCTCACTACCAATCAGGGCTGTCCCTCGGAGGTTCCTTGCTGAACTAGAGCTCTGGTCTCTTTCAGACAGATGCGGACAGCGACCTGGTGGGAGATGTCTGTGACACCAATGAGGACAGGTGGGTGCCCATGTCCCTACCCTgcccagcagagacaggctggAGGGGGCAGCTATTGGCTTTCCTGCCTCTGTCCCTCCCTGGCAGGAGGGAAGCGCGGGTccctgtggggcagcagggctctctAGGGGGCAGTGGGAGTTCCTcaggactcatagactcatagactttaaggtcagaagggaccattataatcatctggtctgacctgcacgatgcaggccacagaatctcacccactcactcctgtaacaaacccctaacctatgtctaagttactgaagttctcaaattgtggagTTGGGATAGCGAGAGCCTAGGGGGAGATGGgggtggcaggagccctggggggaGTCCATTGGGGAAATTTGGGGTCCCAGGGGGAGATGAGCATTACTGGGGGGCACGAGGGGCTTAGAGGAGGTCGTGAGGGGTCTCGGGGGATCCATGGATTCCTGTGTTGTACTCCACACGCACTTATCCCACTCCATGTCTGCTCAGTGATGGGGACGGGCACCAGGACACCAAGGACAACTGTGCCGAGATCCCCAACAGCTCCCAGCTGGATTCGGACAACGATGGGCTGGGGGACGAGTGTGACAACGACGACGACAATGACGGCATCCCCGATTACATGGCGCCCGGCCCCGACAACTGCcgcctcatccccaaccccaaccAGAAGGACTCGGACGGTGAGCGGCCCGGCCTGGCAGGGAGCAGCACGGGTCAGGCCTGGGCAACTTGAAGGAGCCAGCCGCCCCTGCAATGCAGACATGGGGGCTGCTGCCACACAGACTGCACTCCTTTGGCCCAGGAAACGGGTCCTGCTGGGACAGGCATGTCCTGGCCACTGGAACAGTGTCCGCCCAATGCTCTGCTGGCATGGAAATGTCATCCAGAGTCAGCCCCCAACTGGCAGCTACAGCACCGAGTGCCAGGCTGGCCAAAGCTCTGTTGCTCCTAGGCCCTAGAGTCCAGTGAGCTGGAGGCTGAGCCCCGCCTGCTCTGTCCGGCGCCCTCCCCTGGCGCCGTGTGCTGTGCCCcgcacccttccctcccctccccgggcacccccaccttccccccgCTTTGCACATGTGGGTGCTTGCCCTCGGCCTTTCCCGTGACCAGCTGCATATTGTGTGCCCAGGGAACGGTGTGGGCGACGTCTGTGAGGAGGATTTCGACAATGACACTGTGGTGGACCAGCTGGACGTGTGTCCGGAGAGCGCCGAGGTAACACTGACTGACTTCCGGGCCTACCAGACCGTCATCCTCGACCCCGAAGGGGATGCCCAGATCGACCCCAACTGGGTGGTTCTCAATCAGGTACAGTTGCGCCAGGGTACGTGGCCTGTGTGAGCTGCATGGGAGACTCAGCCCTATCTCCTGTTCCCCAGCTGGTGCCTGGGGCACACAGCACTGGGGAGGGTGAAAGCAGGGAACAGCGTGGGGAGCTCCTCCCTGCAAACAGAAGGGACAATggctggggcagtgtgtggggcagagaagtgctggccctggggcagggcacttagagctgcactgacagagaCTGAAAGTCACATCCAACTTCTCTCCTTCCAGGGCATGGAGATTGTGCAGACCATGAACAGTGACCCGGGCCTGGCAGTAGGTAGGTGGGTTTTCCTGGCCTTTGCCCAAAGTTCCCGTGCCTCTGTTGGTCTCTGCAGCAAGTTACACCTCCCCATCTCCCCCTCATCTCTCCCAGTTTTCCTCATCAGCTGAGATTTAAGGTCCAGGCTGCCCACTCCCCCCACAAGCGTGACCTCTGGGTCCCAGAGCCAGAGACAGGAGATGaaggctgggaggcagcaggcTGCTGGGGTGATGCTGGACAAGGCCTTGTCTCGCCATGGCCAGTCCCCCAACTGGAGCactgaggtcccttcccctcTTGCCCAAGTAGCCCAGGTGTGGTTGCCCCTTGCTAACTCTCCACCTTGCCCTTGTGCACAGGCTACACGGCCTTCAATGGGGTGGACTTCGAGGGCACCTTTCACGTTAACACCATCACGGATGACGACTATGCTGGCTTCATCTTCAGCTACCAGGACAGTGCCAGTTTCTACGTGGTGATGTGGAAGCAGACAGAGCAGACGTACTGGCAGGCGACGCCCTTCCGGGCAGTGGCTGAGCCAGGTCTGCAGCTCAAGGTCAGTGCTGGGCAGCCGGGGAGCTGCATGGGAACCCCCAGGCCTGGACACAGCATCAGGCAGCCAGCTGAGTCCAGTagatgctgtccctgccccactgtGGGCACCCTAGTCCCCATCCTCCACCCTTGGGATCCCTCTCCACTAACTCTCCTGCCCGCTTCCTACAGGCCGTGAAGTCCAAGAATGGCCCCGGGGAGCACCTGCGCAACGCCCTGTGGCACACAGGCCACACCCCAGACCAGGTCCGGCTCCTCTGGAAAGATCCCCGCAACGTGGGCTGGAAAGACAAGACCTCCTATCGATGGCAGCTCACACACCGGCCCCAGGTTGGCTACATCAGGTGAgaatggggaggggcaggccCAGAGCCCGGCAGTATGAGCAGGATGGGCATGGAGAGCACGCACCCCACTGGGGATAGTGCGGCTGGTGGGGGTGTCCCCGCACCCCGCGGGTTTGGTGGAGCTCCAGTAGGGATAGTGGGGTTGGCGGGGGGGGACCTCAGCACCCTATGGGTTTAGTGGGGCCCCCAGTGGATatagtggggctggcaggggtgtCCCAGCACCCCGTGGGTGGACCTCCAGCGGAGCTGGTGGGGGAACCCCGGAGCCTTGTGGGTTTGGTGGGGCCCccagtggggatagtgggtttgGCAGGGGGACCCCAGCACCCCATGGGTTTGGTGGGGCCCCAGGGAGTATAATGGGGCTCTTAGGGGGACCCTAGAGCTCTGTGGGTTTGGTGGGGCCCTCAGTGGATAtaatggggctggcagggggaccTCGGAGCCCATTCTCAGGGCAGGGGGCCCCACTGGAAGCTGGGTCCAGGAGGACGGCCATGCAAGGCAGTTTCCTTTTTAACCAGGCCACCGCGCTGGTTGGCAGctcctggggggtgggtgggggacgTGTTTGTGCAGCTCAGCGCCTGGGAACCGGCCCCCACAGCCCAGCGCTGACTCCATTCACAAGCTGGGCCTCAGCGGCCATTGTCCCTGTCGCCATAGCAACCCAATCCCGGCTCGGAATGCTCTGGCCCAGCAAAGGCCTTTCACATGCAAACAGGCCGAACAATGGGGCCCGGAGAGGCCAGGTGCTGGGGCCTGAGAATGTCCCTTcctgagccctggggggcagtctgggagctgactgtCCCCCAAGGGGTGCCCTCTCCTCTGTACATGGCCCCCCAGGTCTCTCCGGCCCATGGCACTCCCACCCCATGGCACTATGCTCACTGGGCCTGGCCCGTCTCTCCCCAGGGTGCGGCTTTATGAGGGACCCCGTCTGGTGGCTGACTCTGGGGTGATCATCGACACCACCATGCGGGGCGGGCGGCTGGGCGTCTTCTGCTTTTCCCAGGAGAACATTATCTGGTCCAATCTGCAGTATCGGTGCAATGGTGAGCGTGGCGGGGCAAAGGGCATGCTACTCCAGGATTCAGCACCGAAGCCCGTCTGCCCTGCTCTGTGACCTGCCcaggcagggagggtgggggtgggggtggggccggggccCCCCCACACCTGGGCTGGACTAGGGGTTGTGCCAGGCAGTGCCCATGCAGCCGCGGTGTCAAGAACTTGACAAGGCTCTTCTCAGCATAGAGCATTCGGATTTTATTGACATTCTGCCAGGGACGGGGGGCTCGGACTCCGGGCCCCTCCACTGGGGTTGCTGAGGGCACCGGTGTAGGTGCTGATCTCTGTGACATGGGGAGCTGCAGCCCGCTTAGGGGTCACTAAAGGGCATTCACTCACTGGTGACCCAGAGTCagatcagagccagcacccccgcGAAGAAAAGGTCTGTGTCCCATTCCCCTGAACCAGCtgagcccgccccccccccacaccaccccccaGGCCTGCATCAGACctggcaccccctagaggggaaagccCCTGTGTCCCACTCCCTGAGCCAGACGGAGGCATGAGCCTGTAGGATCAGGGTGTAGGAGCCCCTATGGGTCAAAGTGCCCAGTGATCCCTGTTTCCGGGTTCCCCCTGCATTTGCCTTCATCCTCTCTCTCCTACCTGGCAGACACGATCCCAGGAGACTTTGAGCCTTTCCGCCGATTCCTGCTGGAGGGCCGTGAGTGAGgcagcctccttccccagccacacCCAGGACCTCTCCAAGTGCGTCACCAAAGGACTACTTGTGGCCTCCTCAgcctcctccctgagctgggcCTTGGCCTCTCCCTGTCTGTGGCCCACAGGCCTCCACGCTGTCCAGACCTGGGTACTGGAACCCATCGGGACTTGTGTTCCAGCTAACTGGTACTAAAGTGCCTGCCCAGCCCAACTGTCTCCCCCTCAGCAGGATAACCAAATCACACACCCTCGCCAGGACCCAGCCTCATGGGGCTCTGTAGCTGGGCATTGAGCAAAGGACCACAAGGCAACTGGTGCGTCTGCCGGAGGATTGGGGCCATCAGGCAAGCTTCTCCAGTTGGTACTGCTAGTGCCCAAAGCacccgcccccagccctggcgCTCCTTCTCCTGCTGGAACCTTCACCCTGAGTCTGGCCATAAAGTTCTGATTGTTTTCTACCCTGTGCGCCTTGTttctgggtggggtgggaggcagggtgAGGAGACAGAGGGCAGATCGACCCCAGCACTTGGAGCTGCTTGCCTTGTAGATCCCAGTATCCCCTGGGTTCACCGGAGTCCTGTTTCCCATTTGAAGCTTGTCCAGGGCTGGTGGGAATGCTGGGATCTCTCTGGGATGCTGCTAGCTGCAGAAAGGAACCTAGACTATGTCCTCTTTGCTGACATGCACTTCCAGTCTTACTGCGGTTTCTAGCCTGTactggcagggcactgctgggagGAAGCTTGCAGCACTGAGGTCTCAGCTAGGCACTGAGAGGGCACTGCTGTTGGGAAGCGTGTGGCGCCTGCGTCCTCAGCTGGAAACTAACAGCACACTGTTGGGAGGAAGTTTGCAGCACTGGGAATCGTGACAGGCCACTGCTGAAAGAAGCTCACACTCATGGTAAGTCAGCCGTGGCAGGAGGGGTAACTAATCCCTTGCCAAGGAACCTGTTCCAGGACGGGGCACTTGTCTCCTTGCTGAGCGGCTCAAATCCCTTCAGACTCCGGTCGGGACGAGTGCAAGACGAATGCAATGCCTCTGAAAGATAGTCATGCCAATTACAGCTCCCCCAACCTTAAAATGAAAGGGACTGGCtcccccctgcagggctggggagcagtgagagaggctgggcaggagggggcgGCTCTGGAACCTCGGGTGAGCCCAAGGAGGCAGGAGGCCGGGACGAGTGCAATATTGGTTGGTGATAGAACAACACTGCACAGCATCCCGTCCCTCCTGCGGCCCTGGAAGGAGGTGCCAACCGCAGCCCTTCGCCCAAGCGACGTCTCACCTCCGCTGGGCTCATCCTCTGAGGCTCACTCTGCTCCAGGGGGTAGCGCCTGGCTCCACGGCTTCCCCTGGCCTCAGGGTCAAGGCTGGGCCCCGGCTGACAGCTCCTGGGAAAGTTCAGGAATTACTGATCCCCCTGGCACAAGCCCAGGGCTCTCTGAAGACCCAGGCGGGCCAGAACCGCCCCAGCCAGGGGGTTGACCTGCCTGGAGCCAGTGGGTCCTGGTGCAGCTAGGTTCCGCAGCCCCGGCCAGACCCACTGGGTCCCTGTGCTCCAACGCACCCTGGCTCTGTGGGAATTCGGTTAAATAATCAGTTACTGTTGCCATGGAGACAAGTGTCCCAGCAACAGGGCTGAATGCAGGTCACAATGAGCAGCTGAGCctgcagcttcccctccccccagggcagcccagcctggagcccaggtCCCCAGGGAAAGGACCCCCCCTTACCTgccttgcacccccagccagacagAGGAGCAGGGGGACCCAGCCCTCCTGTGCCGGCCCCGGGCTGCTCTCTGCACCCCATCCCGGCTCCGGCCACCTGCCTGGACTGggtcctgcctccttcccctccaaa includes:
- the THBS3 gene encoding LOW QUALITY PROTEIN: thrombospondin-3 (The sequence of the model RefSeq protein was modified relative to this genomic sequence to represent the inferred CDS: inserted 1 base in 1 codon; substituted 1 base at 1 genomic stop codon), giving the protein MASVADKIRTQLLAVDDIYLLSTFRLPPKQGGLLFGLYSKKDNTRWLEASVIGKINKVLVRYMREDGKVHSVNLQHASVADGRSHTVIVRLSGLHGDSLAMELYVDCKQVDSSVGLPEMMILPQAEVESVEVRTGQKAYQKMQGFMESMKLILGGSMSRVGALSECPFQGDESIQNAVTGVLNSILGEQAKALVTQLTLFNRILGELQEDIRDQVKEMSLIRNTIMECQVCGFHEHRSRCSPSPCFSGVDCMETYEYPGYRCGPCPPGFEGNGTHCADINECSYADPCFPGSKCMNSAPGFRCEPCPHGYKGNLISGVGTDXAKASKQVCTDIDECNDGNNGGCDPNSICTNTVGSYRCGPCKAGFLGNQTLGCIPQKSCSSPTHNPCDINGYCMFERNGAVSCACNVGWAGNGNVCGRDTDIDGYPDEPLPCIDNDKHCQQDNCRMTPNSGQEDADNDGVGDQCDDDADGDGIKNVEDNCRLFPNKDQQNSDTDSFGDACDNCPNVPNNDQRDTDSNGEGNACDNDIDGDGIPNVLDNCPKVPNPLQTDXDEDGIGDACDSCPEMSNPTQTDADSDLVGDVCDTNEDSDGDGHQDTKDNCAEIPNSSQLDSDNDGLGDECDNDDDNDGIPDYMAPGPDNCRLIPNPNQKDSDGNGVGDVCEEDFDNDTVVDQLDVCPESAEVTLTDFRAYQTVILDPEGDAQIDPNWVVLNQGMEIVQTMNSDPGLAVGYTAFNGVDFEGTFHVNTITDDDYAGFIFSYQDSASFYVVMWKQTEQTYWQATPFRAVAEPGLQLKAVKSKNGPGEHLRNALWHTGHTPDQVRLLWKDPRNVGWKDKTSYRWQLTHRPQVGYIRVRLYEGPRLVADSGVIIDTTMRGGRLGVFCFSQENIIWSNLQYRCNDTIPGDFEPFRRFLLEGRE